One Firmicutes bacterium HGW-Firmicutes-1 genomic window, ATTGGATTATTCATTAGAGGAAGCGATTGCACTAGGTGTAGCATCAAGCACTGCTACTATACAAGAAGAAGGTTCAATTATGGGTAGCCTCGAAAATATTATTAAAATGAAAAGTATTGTTGAAGTACATCAACAATAAAGGAGATAAAATGAAAACAAAGGCAGTCAGATTATATGGAGTAAATGATTTAAAATTAGAAGAATTTGATTTACCAGAAATTAAAGATGATGAAATTTTAGTGAAAGTTGTTTCAGACAGTGTTTGTATGTCTACATATAAAGCCATTATCCAAGGACCTAAACATAAAAGAGTGCCTGATGATGTAGCAGAAAATCCAACGATTATGGGTCATGAATTTGCAGGTGTTATAGTAGAAGTTGGAGAAAAATGGCAGCATCAATTTAAGCCAGGACAAAAGTTTGCAATTCAACCAGCTTTGAATTATAAAGGCAGTCCTTATGCACCAGGCTATTCCTTCAAATATTTTGGTGGCAATGCGACTTATTGTATCATTCCTCAAGAAGTTATGGAATTAGGATTCTTATTAGATTATCAAGGAGAGGCATTTTATGACGCTTCACTTTCAGAGCCAATGTCTTGTGTTATTGGCGGTTTTCACTCAAACTATCATACGATAACTGGAAAATATGGTCATAATATGGGTATCGTAGAAGGTGGAAAAATGGCTCTTATCGCAGGGGTTGGACCAATGGGGCTAGGAGCAATTGATTATGCGATACATTGTGATCGTAAACCAGGTTTGTTAGTTGTTACAGACATTGATGATGAGCGATTAGAACGTGCAATGTCATTAATTACAGTAGAAGAAGCTAAAAAAAATGGTGTAGAACTCATTTATGTAAATACAAAAAACTTAGAAGATGCTCCCGCTCATTTAGTAGAATTATCTGGCGGAACAGGATATGATGATGTGTTTGTTTATGCTCCTGTTCGTAGCGTTATTGAACTCTCTGATAAAATCCTTGGAAAAGATGGATGCATGAATTTCTTCGCAGGTCCAACGGATACAGGATTTAAAGCAGAAGTGAATTTTTACAATGTTCACTATACACCAACACATATCATGGGTTCCACAGGCGGGAATGATGATGATATGCTTGAATCACTTGCTATGTCAGCTAAAGGTTTGATTAATCCAGCATTTATGGTTACTCATGTTGGTGGTATTGACAGCGCAATCGATACATTACTAAACCTTCCTAACATTACAGGT contains:
- a CDS encoding L-sorbose 1-phosphate reductase, with amino-acid sequence MKTKAVRLYGVNDLKLEEFDLPEIKDDEILVKVVSDSVCMSTYKAIIQGPKHKRVPDDVAENPTIMGHEFAGVIVEVGEKWQHQFKPGQKFAIQPALNYKGSPYAPGYSFKYFGGNATYCIIPQEVMELGFLLDYQGEAFYDASLSEPMSCVIGGFHSNYHTITGKYGHNMGIVEGGKMALIAGVGPMGLGAIDYAIHCDRKPGLLVVTDIDDERLERAMSLITVEEAKKNGVELIYVNTKNLEDAPAHLVELSGGTGYDDVFVYAPVRSVIELSDKILGKDGCMNFFAGPTDTGFKAEVNFYNVHYTPTHIMGSTGGNDDDMLESLAMSAKGLINPAFMVTHVGGIDSAIDTLLNLPNITGGKKLIYNHVNMELTDINDFREKGKNDSFYEKLADIIDAHNGLWSAEAENYLLNNKSN